TTTGTTTGGCCTTCGCAATGAAAGATAGCCGACACAAAATTTTATTAGGCAGTATTTCAAGAAAACTATAGTGCTGATGCAAGATTAAACCGCAACACTTGTATTTTATCTAGATATTTTTTGAACTCTGTGTTGCATATCAATAGCGTAACTCATTCCTTACAAGCTGCTTACCCGTTCTTTCTTCCTCCTTTCCAACCAATTGCCTATGAATCGTAGAACTTTCCTCAGTAAGCAGACGGCACCATTGGCGGCTCCCGCCGCGGCCATGCTGGAGGCGGCGCCCACCCCAGCCGCGGCCGGCGGCGACCCACCCGGTGGAGATGATGAAACCGTTAGCCGGTTCGCCAACAGGCACCTGCCCACTACGGCCCGGCCCACGGCCGGCCTGGCTGCGTATACCGGCCCCTGGGGCTACACGCAGGCCGCTCACTTGCTGCGCCGAACCACCTTTGGGCCCACCCGCGCCGAGATTCTGGCCGCGGCGGGCAGCAACCTGACCCAGGTATTGAACGGGCTGCTCACGATTCCAGCTGCCCCGGCGCCCCCGGTCAACGGCTTCACCAACGACACCAGCGTGGCCGTGGGCCAAACCTGGGTAAACCTGCCCTACAACAACGACTTCGAGTACTGGCGCATGCGCAGCCTGCGCGCCTGGTGGGTGGGCCAGATGCTGCAAAGCACTACGCTGGTAGAGAAGATGACCTTGTTCTGGCACAATCACTTCGTGATTGAGTTCGACGACATCTACGAAGGCCGCTACAGCTACCGCTACCAGGCCATGCTGCGCAGCTCGGCGCTGGGCAACATGCGCCAGCTGACCAAGGACGTTACCATTGACCCCGGCATGCTGCGCTACCTGGGCGGCAACCAGAACCGTGCCGGAGCCCCCAACGAGAACTATGCCCGCGAGCTGCTGGAGCTGTTTACCGTGGGCAAAGGCCCGCTGGCCGGCCCCGGCAACTACACCACCTACACCGAAGCCGACGTGCAGGCCGCCGCCAAGGTGCTTACCGGCTGGCGCGACTCCGCCACCGACATCAACAGCTACTACACGGCCAACCGCCACGACACTACCACCAAGCAATTCAGCGCCGCCTTCGGCAACAAGACCATTGCCAACCAGGGCGACCAGGAATACAAGGCGCTGGTAGACATGATTTTCGACAAGACCGATACGGCCTTGTTTCTGGCCCGCAAGCTCTACCGGTGGTTTGTGTACTACGTCATCGACGCCAACACCGAGCAGAGCGTGATTCAGCCCCTGGCGGCCTTGCTCAAGCAAAACAACTACGAGGTGGTACCCACCCTGCGGGCCTTGCTGGGCAGCCAGCACTTCTTCGACACCATGAGCATGGGCTGCGTGATTAAAAGTCCCATTGAGTTTGTGGTGGGCACGGCCCGGCAGTTGCAATTGCAGTTCCCGCCGGCCTCCAACGTCACGGCCCAATACGGCATGTGGGACTGGCTCGTGGACCGGGCTTCGGTGCAGCAGCAGCAGCTCGGCGACCCGCCCAACGTGGCCGGCTGGCCCGCCTACTGGCAAACACCCCAGTACTACGAAATGTGGATCAACGCCGTGACCCTGCCCCGCCGCAGCCAGTTCACGGACCTGATGGTAAGCCAGAACGGCTACACGCGCTACATCAATAACACGGCCTACAACCTGAAAACCGACGTGCTGGCTCTGGCTCAGGCCCTGCCCGCCGCCACCGCCGCCGATGCCAACCTGCTGATTGCGGAGTTCACCAAGCTGCTGCTGCCCATTCCGCTCACGGCCAACCAGCTCAGCTACCTCAACGACATTCTGCTGCCCGGCCTGCCCGACTTTGAGTGGACGGTGGAGTGGAACGGCTACCTGGCCGCGCCCACCAACGCCACCAGAAGAATGGGAGTCGAATCCAAGCTCCGCGCCTTGTTTAAGGCCATTCTGGGCCTGGCGGAATATCATCTTAGCTAAATGAGTGAATGAGCGAATGAGTGATTGAGTGAATGGCAAAACGGCAGATTAAAGACGCCCGAATTGCCTTTTCACTCATTCGCTCATTCAATCATTCGCTCACTCACTCATTCACTCATTGAGCCAATGAAACGCAGACATTTCCTCCAGACTACGGCGGCCGCCACGGTGCTGCCGGCTTTTTTGGGCGGCTTTCCAATTGGGGCGTACGGCTTCTCGCAGGAGCTATTTGCCCTGACCGGGGGCACCACCCAGACCGACCACGTGCTGGTGCTCATCCAGCTGAACGGCGGCAACGACGGGCTGAACATGATTCTGCCCCTGGACCAGTACGCGGGGCTGATGGCGGCCCGCGCCGACATTGCCATTCCCGAAAACCAGGCCCTGCGCCTCACCCAGGCCACTGGCCTACACCCGGCCATGGCGGGCCTCAAAAACCTCTACGACAACGGGCAGGTGGGCGTGGTGCACAGCGTGGGCTACCCCAGCCCCAACTTCAGCCACTTCCGCGCCACCGACATCTGGACCTCCGGCTCCGACTCCAACGTGACTACGGCCTCGGGCTGGGCCGGCCGCTACCTCGACGACGAGTTTCCGGGCTATCCGCAGGGCTACCCCAGCACCCAAAACCCCGACCCGCTGGCCATCAGCATCGGGTCGGTGGTGAGCAACTGCGTGCAGGGGCCTACCCTGAACATGGGCATGGCCATTGCCAGCACCTCGTCGTTTTACCAGCTGCTGAGCGGAGGCGTGGATGCTGCCCCCAACACCCCGGCCGGCCACGAGCTGACCTTTATCCGGCAGGTGGTGCAGCAAACCCAGGTGTACACCACCGCCATCCAGACGGCGGCCGGCAAGGCCAAGAACCTGTCCACGATGTACCCCGCCGCCGGCCAGAACTCCCTGGCCGACCAGCTCAAGATTGTGGCCCAGCTGGTGGCCGGCGGCCTGCAAACTCGCATCTACGTCTGCAACATCGGGGGCTTCGACACCCACGTAAACCAGGTGTCGGCTACGGGCAGCACGACTACCGGCAGCCACGCCACGCTGCTGGGCCGGGTGTCGCAGGCCATTGAGGCTTTCCAGGACGACTTGCGCCTGCTGAAAATTCAGGACCGGGTGGTGGGCATGACCTTCTCGGAGTTCGGGCGCCGCATCAAGGCCAACTCCGGCAAGGGCACCGACCACGGCGCGGCGGCTCCGCTCATCGTGTTCGGTACCAGCGTGAACCCGCGCATCCACGGCACCAATCCCGTGATTCCGGCCAACGCGGGCGTCAACGACAACGTGCCCATGCAGTTCGACTTCCGGGCC
This region of Hymenobacter sp. YIM 151500-1 genomic DNA includes:
- a CDS encoding DUF1800 domain-containing protein, with the protein product MNRRTFLSKQTAPLAAPAAAMLEAAPTPAAAGGDPPGGDDETVSRFANRHLPTTARPTAGLAAYTGPWGYTQAAHLLRRTTFGPTRAEILAAAGSNLTQVLNGLLTIPAAPAPPVNGFTNDTSVAVGQTWVNLPYNNDFEYWRMRSLRAWWVGQMLQSTTLVEKMTLFWHNHFVIEFDDIYEGRYSYRYQAMLRSSALGNMRQLTKDVTIDPGMLRYLGGNQNRAGAPNENYARELLELFTVGKGPLAGPGNYTTYTEADVQAAAKVLTGWRDSATDINSYYTANRHDTTTKQFSAAFGNKTIANQGDQEYKALVDMIFDKTDTALFLARKLYRWFVYYVIDANTEQSVIQPLAALLKQNNYEVVPTLRALLGSQHFFDTMSMGCVIKSPIEFVVGTARQLQLQFPPASNVTAQYGMWDWLVDRASVQQQQLGDPPNVAGWPAYWQTPQYYEMWINAVTLPRRSQFTDLMVSQNGYTRYINNTAYNLKTDVLALAQALPAATAADANLLIAEFTKLLLPIPLTANQLSYLNDILLPGLPDFEWTVEWNGYLAAPTNATRRMGVESKLRALFKAILGLAEYHLS
- a CDS encoding DUF1501 domain-containing protein, which produces MKRRHFLQTTAAATVLPAFLGGFPIGAYGFSQELFALTGGTTQTDHVLVLIQLNGGNDGLNMILPLDQYAGLMAARADIAIPENQALRLTQATGLHPAMAGLKNLYDNGQVGVVHSVGYPSPNFSHFRATDIWTSGSDSNVTTASGWAGRYLDDEFPGYPQGYPSTQNPDPLAISIGSVVSNCVQGPTLNMGMAIASTSSFYQLLSGGVDAAPNTPAGHELTFIRQVVQQTQVYTTAIQTAAGKAKNLSTMYPAAGQNSLADQLKIVAQLVAGGLQTRIYVCNIGGFDTHVNQVSATGSTTTGSHATLLGRVSQAIEAFQDDLRLLKIQDRVVGMTFSEFGRRIKANSGKGTDHGAAAPLIVFGTSVNPRIHGTNPVIPANAGVNDNVPMQFDFRAIYASVLKDWFKVPQATINALLPSAQSPFPYVPVIRQGVVNGTAPAAATNVAGFRVFPNPIREGRATVEFESEGGHVQVVLFDNVGREVLRPLDRALPRGKHQLPVDTSQLAAGAYYCHVQEGSRVSSRLVAVE